A window of Adhaeribacter arboris genomic DNA:
TCCTAAAGCTTTATTACTTGATTTAACCCCAAACCGATTGAGTTTATATAGGTAGTACTACCCATAAATATGAGTGCCAGTACCTATTTTCTTCCTGGTTTTGCCTGGGTAGATTTGTTACATCCGAATATCGGAAAAATAAAATACATAAATTAATCTATTACCGTAACTACCCTTGCCCCGTTTAAAAGGAAGCGAAGGGTTTTTGATTATAAAATAACATGGCTGCGCCCGCAAAAAAAACTTCTGCTTATTGGTTGCCGGTAAATCCGGTTTGGCCAAGCCATGCCCTTACTGCATCCAGGGTAAATGGCCATCCAGAACCAGGTAGAGGAACAGATAGTAATAATTCTTCTGCATCTTTGAACCTGTTTGTAAGTACTATATATAAGGCTCCGCTAAAGTTTAATTCGGACCGAACCTGGGTGCAAAAGCCCAAATCTTTGTTTCAACATTTTGGCAAATTGCCAGTCGGTTTACCTGTAAATCAACAAGGAACAAAAAGTGAATATCCAGTAAATTGCCACTTCACTACTGGTAAAACAACTGGTTTTAAGAAAGAAAGGCAGGAGAATACTTTTTCGCAGGAACTTATACAAGCTCAGGAGCAAGAGCGCCAAAGTCTGGCTAATGAACTGCACGATACTTTGGGGCAAAGTGTAATTTTGATGAAGAATCATATTCTGAAGCTAAAAAATAATTTACCCGAATCCGCCGAAACCAGCGAGCAAATAAATACCTTAGCCGAAATGGTAACCGACACGCTGCAAAAAATAAGAGAAATATCGTACGGTTTAAGACCCTACGAACTAAACTTATTTGGTTTAACCCAAGCCCTTCGCAGCCTGACGGAAGAAGTAGCCGATGCGGCCGCCTGGCGTTTAACCTTAGATTTACCGAAAATCGATAACGTATTTT
This region includes:
- a CDS encoding sensor histidine kinase, whose product is MAAPAKKTSAYWLPVNPVWPSHALTASRVNGHPEPGRGTDSNNSSASLNLFVSTIYKAPLKFNSDRTWVQKPKSLFQHFGKLPVGLPVNQQGTKSEYPVNCHFTTGKTTGFKKERQENTFSQELIQAQEQERQSLANELHDTLGQSVILMKNHILKLKNNLPESAETSEQINTLAEMVTDTLQKIREISYGLRPYELNLFGLTQALRSLTEEVADAAAWRLTLDLPKIDNVFLKEHEIYVYRVIQQCLEIVEKNAAAWEVHLTVHSKPEAVACTIQVTGSASFCLFLKKNSTTDFNLLRLQEQLKIIKGTITFTAAAPQVTTIHLTIPIQPMPDTHETA